Below is a genomic region from Demequina sp..
CGAACCTTGCGGCCCGGGTGGTAGATCGCGTCGTAGCCGCCAAAGAGGATGCGGTTGTCGGCGGTGAGCCGGTAGTAGTGGAACTGGTTGCTCGAGTCGCCGATGCCAAACCGCCCCTCCCAGCCGATGCTCTTCATCTGCGCGGCCGAAAGCGGCTCAGTGACCAGCACGTAGTCGTACACGGGCACGGTCATGAGCCGGTTGCGCTTCAGCAGCGCCGGGAACGCATTCGTGCCCAACGCAACCCGGCGGGCGGTGACGCGGCCGCGGTCTGTCACCAGCGTCGGGCCGTCCTCAAGCGAGCGAACGGGAGTGAACTCGAAGATCTGGACGCCAAGATCGGTGGCCACGCGCGCGAGCTCCGCCGCCATCTTGGCCGGATGCACCAGCGCGTACGCGCCCTTCTCCAGTAATCCACCCTGGTAGGTGGGCGAATTCACCAGCGCCCGGGTGGCCTCGGCGCTCAGCGCGTCCGGGCCCAGCCACTGCACCTGATGCGGCTCGGTGGCCACCTGCAGGTAGCCGTTGCGCTCAAAGTCGACGTCCATCCCGTAGCGCTCGACAGTCGCCTGATACTCGTCGAGGTTCTTGAGGCCCTGGCGCGTGAGTTCCGGCATCTCGTCGGGCCAGCGACGCTCGCCGTTCTCCTCGCCGTGCGTGAGGCTGGCGTCGCAGAACCCGCCGTTGCGGCCCGACGCCGCCCAGGCCACGCGCCGAGCCTCCAGCAGGATGACGGACCGGTTGGGATCGCGCTCCTTGGCGAGCACCGCCGTCCACAGACCCGAGAAACCGCCGCCGACGATGACGAGATCCGCGTCGGCGTCGGTGTCGAGACGCGGGAACGAGGGACGAGCGATGTCGTCGAGCCAGAACGGGGTTAGGCGGGAGTCCGCGAGCGCGGCGCGCACAACTTCGTCGTTCGGTGCATGGCGTTCGAATACCGTGGCACCCACGGGTTATCACTCCCTGTCGGGGCGCCGCGCGGGGGCGGCTCCAAGGAGAATCCAACCCGACGCGGTGGCAGCTTGGCAAGTAGAGGCAACATCGCGGCTATGTCTCACCGGTGATACACTTGAGCTATGGCGAACGTGACGGTACGTGAACTGCGAAATCACGGCGGCGACGTGCTCGATCGCGTCACACGCGGCGAGTCGCTCGTGGTCACGCGCGACGGGGTGGCCGTCGCGCAACTGCGACCCCTGGCCCCGCAGGGCGTGACTGCGGAAGAGCTCATCGCGAGACGGCGCGCACTTCCCGTCGTGGATCCCGAGGCTCTGCGCGCCGACGTCGACACAGTGCTGGATCCCGGCCTGTGATCAAGACGCCCGCCGAGCGCGGACTACTCGACACCTCCACCCTCATCCTGCTCGGCCGCATCGCGGACCCAGCCGACCTGCCTCGCACCCCAATGATCAGTGCGATCACGCTGGCCGAACTCTCGGTGGGACCGCTAGTCGCCTCTTCAGACGCAGAGCGCGCCGCACGCCAGGCGCATCTGCAGCAGGCCGAGTCTGACTTCGACGCCGTCCCATTTGACGCCGCAGCGGCGAGGGCGTTCGGTGGGGTGGCCGCATCACTCAGAGCCCAGGGGCGCACGACGAAGGCGCGCGCATATGACGCCCTCATCGCAGCGTCGGCCATCGCCCTGAACGTACCGCTCTACACCTGCAACCCGCGCGACTTCGAAGGCATCGATGGCCTCGACGTGCGAAAGGTGCCGCACCCAGATCACTGACGCGTGGCGTCGGGCATCCAAGGGCGATACCCTGGCGACGGCACAGTTGCTATGCCCCACCAGCGCCAGGCCGGCGGCGGGGACTACCTCAAGCACTGCAGCCCACTGCCAGGCCGGGTGGGCGGAGGCATCATGGCCATCACCCTTGACCGCGAACGCATCAACCAGCTGATCGCGGAACAGACGGAACTGCTCAACAACAACACCCAGAAGTCGCGCGAGATGTACGAGCACGCGTCGCAGCACCTGAGCGGCGGCGTTGCGTCGTCCTACCAGGGGCGTGACCCGTGGCCCATCTACATCGCGTCGGGCGCGGGCGACCGCATCACGGATGTGGACGGCAACGAGTACTACGACTTCCACAACGGATTCGGCTCGATGGTGCAGGGGCACGCGCACCCCGCGATCGGCGAGGCCGTCGCCAAGCGCTTCCCGCTCGGCACCCACTTTGGCGTGGCGACTGAGGACTCGGTGATCGTCGCCGACGAGCTGGCCCGACGCTGGGGCCTGCCAAAGTGGCGGTTCACCAACTCGGGGTCCGAGGCCACGATGGACGCCATCCGCATCGCCCGCGCCTTCACCGGCCGCGACACGGTGATGAAGATCTTCGGCTCCTACCACGGGCACCACGACACCGTGATGGTCTCGATCGGCGTGGAGTACGACAAGATCGGCGACCGCGAGAACTACGCCTCGTTGCCTTACGGCGCCGGCATCCCGCAGGCCGTTGTCGACATGACGATCGCGGTGCCGTTCAACGACGCTGGCGCGATGGAGCGTCGCATTGAGCGCCTCGCGGCCGAGGGACGCCTGCCCGCCTGCGTGATCATGGAGGCCGCCATGATGAACCTGGGCGTGGTCCTCCCCGAGCCCGGCTACCTCGAGGCCGTGCGGGATATCACGCGCCGCCATGGCATCGTGCTGATCTTCGACGAGGTCAAGACCGGCCTCGCGATCGCGGCGGGCGGCGCCACGGAGAAGTTCGGCGTGCTGCCGGACATGGTGACGCTCGCCAAGGTGCTCGGCGGCGGGCTGCCGTCCGGGGCCATCGGCGGCACCGAAGAGGTCATGGCGGTTGTCGAGGACGGCACCGTCTACCAAGTGGGCACGTACAACGGGAAC
It encodes:
- a CDS encoding FAD-binding oxidoreductase, which produces MGATVFERHAPNDEVVRAALADSRLTPFWLDDIARPSFPRLDTDADADLVIVGGGFSGLWTAVLAKERDPNRSVILLEARRVAWAASGRNGGFCDASLTHGEENGERRWPDEMPELTRQGLKNLDEYQATVERYGMDVDFERNGYLQVATEPHQVQWLGPDALSAEATRALVNSPTYQGGLLEKGAYALVHPAKMAAELARVATDLGVQIFEFTPVRSLEDGPTLVTDRGRVTARRVALGTNAFPALLKRNRLMTVPVYDYVLVTEPLSAAQMKSIGWEGRFGIGDSSNQFHYYRLTADNRILFGGYDAIYHPGRKVRRAYEDRPESYQKLASHFLTTFPQLEGVTFTHRWAGAIDTCTRFCAFFGTARKGTVAYAVGFTGLGVGATRFGANVMLDLLDGDETERTQLQMVRERPVPFPPEPLAAAGIAATRWSLDRADHNKGKRNLLLKTLDAVGMGFDS
- a CDS encoding type II toxin-antitoxin system prevent-host-death family antitoxin → MANVTVRELRNHGGDVLDRVTRGESLVVTRDGVAVAQLRPLAPQGVTAEELIARRRALPVVDPEALRADVDTVLDPGL
- a CDS encoding type II toxin-antitoxin system VapC family toxin — its product is MIKTPAERGLLDTSTLILLGRIADPADLPRTPMISAITLAELSVGPLVASSDAERAARQAHLQQAESDFDAVPFDAAAARAFGGVAASLRAQGRTTKARAYDALIAASAIALNVPLYTCNPRDFEGIDGLDVRKVPHPDH
- a CDS encoding aspartate aminotransferase family protein codes for the protein MPHQRQAGGGDYLKHCSPLPGRVGGGIMAITLDRERINQLIAEQTELLNNNTQKSREMYEHASQHLSGGVASSYQGRDPWPIYIASGAGDRITDVDGNEYYDFHNGFGSMVQGHAHPAIGEAVAKRFPLGTHFGVATEDSVIVADELARRWGLPKWRFTNSGSEATMDAIRIARAFTGRDTVMKIFGSYHGHHDTVMVSIGVEYDKIGDRENYASLPYGAGIPQAVVDMTIAVPFNDAGAMERRIERLAAEGRLPACVIMEAAMMNLGVVLPEPGYLEAVRDITRRHGIVLIFDEVKTGLAIAAGGATEKFGVLPDMVTLAKVLGGGLPSGAIGGTEEVMAVVEDGTVYQVGTYNGNPLSMVAARASLEEVLTPEAYEHLAALNDRIVGGCQAVIEKYDLPGYAIGIGSKGCVTFSTTKVVDYETFKENQDVPLCDLAWLWNMNHGIFMTPGREEEWTLSVVHTFEAVDEYVRVFDELAAALTA